One Eurosta solidaginis isolate ZX-2024a chromosome 5, ASM4086904v1, whole genome shotgun sequence DNA segment encodes these proteins:
- the mtrm gene encoding protein matrimony codes for MEECRTPTLAAQMMEFKYELTPTMVFDASRLQEAQNLIVNRIHVRCFTPTIKNFQSPGLSPINECIDMAGMTVGNIQNLQKSVAPMQATIQEEPFKAPVGKPKQPKSSVQQQQQQQLFKQSTQQTQQQMFNGKNFVSDSPPIFTLNSTVDSETDFSADITSPDSAAILGNYNTNNNKNNNNNSSDSSNSPDHNNNSEIFTPNNNNNTTNFLNRTMNISTLLRSIGLDEYIEPFEQDLDLEEFLNIRTEDFVRLGVRTVEHQKKLLDLLSKFNGD; via the coding sequence ATGGAAGAATGTCGAACGCCCACATTGGCCGCTCAGATGATGGAGTTCAAATATGAGCTCACGCCTACTATGGTCTTCGACGCAAGTCGCCTGCAGGAAGCACAAAATCTTATTGTGAATCGCATTCATGTGCGCTGCTTTACACCAACCATCAAAAATTTCCAATCGCCCGGATTATCGCCCATCAACGAATGCATCGATATGGCAGGGATGACAGTAGgaaatattcaaaatttgcaaaaatctgTGGCACCAATGCAAGCTACAATTCAGGAGGAACCTTTCAAAGCGCCAGTAGGAAAACCCAAGCAGCCGAAGTCATCAgtgcaacagcaacagcaacaacaactatttAAACAATCTAcacaacaaacacaacaacaaatgttCAATGGCAAAAATTTTGTAAGCGATTCGCCACCCATTTTCACATTAAATTCTACCGTTGACTCGGAGACAGATTTTAGCGCTGACATCACAAGTCCCGATAGTGCGGCTATACTTGGCAATtacaatacaaacaacaacaaaaacaataacaacaatagtagCGATAGCAGCAATAGTCCGGATCATAACAACAATAGCGAAATATTCacaccaaacaacaacaacaacactacaaaTTTTCTCAATCGCACTATGAATATTTCGACTTTATTGCGCAGCATTGGCCTTGACGAATATATTGAACCATTCGAACAGGATTtggatttggaagaatttttgaatATACGCACAGAGGACTTTGTTCGTTTGGGCGTACGTACGGTGGAACATCAGAAAAAGTTATTGGACTTGCTGAGCAAATTTAATGGCGATTAA
- the LOC137253091 gene encoding uncharacterized protein — protein sequence MRTRSEWFLGPRDSELTLNLPNTFSNCCLAAVQQQQQQYDYQQQQQYLQFPQHSYLGGGSTRDMRTHRTADVDDDDENSLVIGGSGGGGGSGGAVYTYYKKRLQQQQRNGARQLLQAEQMMDTDDIGGDNTYCDYGATRKKQRQQKHFLQVDTANLHLGRRSPALHAVTAAQNGSEVRRIYLDVNTAAAAPPTTTNIATSTTTKPITAHYDLLLHHRSDNHYHHRHDHEHHHCHYPPCPRNSIADSSSSYPIQRSQPHQHHHHPQRRCTANQTATQERRYSSMLLPNHYHSTDSVLYCDVDLDVDIVEDDVQTPSSLPSPSPARLYFSPRKQIVATTNKGRSL from the exons ATGCGCACACGTTCCGAATGGTTTTTGGGTCCTAGGGATAGTGAATTGACACTAAATTTGCCCAACACATTCAGTAATTGTTGTTTGGCTGCtgtacaacaacagcagcaacaatacgattaccaacagcaacaacaatatttGCAATTTCCACAGCACAGTTATCTGGGCGGTGGCAGTACGCGCGATATGCGCACACATCGTACGGCTGACGTCGATGATGATGATGagaacagtttagtgattggTGGCAGTGGTGGAGGAGGCGGTAGTGGTGGTGCAGTTTATACGTATTATAAAAAAcgactgcaacaacaacaaagaaatggTGCACGTCAGCTTTTGCAGGCTGAGCAAATGATGGATACAGATGATATAGGCGGCGATAATACGTATTGCGATTATGGTGCAACAAGGAAAAAGCAACGACAACAAAAACACTTTCTACAAGTTGATACAGCCAATTTGCATTTAGGTCGAAGATCGCCAGCGTTGCATGCTGTGACGGCTGCTCAAAATGGCAGTGAGGTTCGGCGCATCTATTTGGATGTGAATACAGCAGCAGCagcaccaccaacaacaacaaatattg caacatcaacaacaacaaaaccaataaCCGCACATTATGATCTACTACTACACCATCGTAGTGATAATCATTATCATCATCGCCACGATCATGAACACCATCATTGTCATTATCCTCCATGCCCTAGAAACAGTATTGCTGATTCCTCTTCTTCATATCCAATACAACGGTCACAGCCAcatcaacatcatcatcatcCGCAACGCCGTTGCACAGCAAATCAGACAGCAACACAAGAACGTCGCTATTCCTCCATGCTGCTACCCAATCATTACCATTCAACCGATTCTGTGCTTTATTGTGATGTCGATTTGGATGTGGATATTGTTGAGGATGACGTGCAGACACCATCATCCCTGCCATCACCATCTCCAGCACGCTTATACTTCAGTCCACGTAAGCAAATTGTCGCAACCACCAACAAAGGGCGTTCGTTATAA